A section of the Delphinus delphis chromosome 1, mDelDel1.2, whole genome shotgun sequence genome encodes:
- the LRRC71 gene encoding leucine-rich repeat-containing protein 71: protein MSGEASAPPVASPRAPRPGIQKSSGAVTRKGDRGAKEKPTTVLPPVGEEEPKNPEEYQCTGVLEVDFAELCTRWGYTDFPKVVTRPRPHPTFVPSASTSEKPTVDEQPLSGSCSFNSLESKYVFFRPTIQVELEPEDKSVKEIYIRGWKVEERILGIFSKCLPSLSQLQAINFWKVGLTDKTLTTFIALLPLCSSTLRKVSLEGNPLPEQSYHKLMAVDSTIAHLSLRNNNIDDHGAQLLGQALSTLHSCNRTLVSLNLGFNHIGDEGAGYIADGLRLNRSLLWLSLAHNRIQDKGALKLAEVLRPFELTHTEVVERRRLLLEKGSQERLRSHSLPPLRHGDSKTEREKNQLMRVSSFAMVEKDKMQTTKTPKGLGKKKEKSGEVVKKEEKSGSGQSPTQGTPKKEDSTKTGKGKVTIPEQKLSKGKGTKTVSKEKRSILPESEVVGEATEMVNPLLEPVEHRDGKVFMPGNRVLLHLNLLRNRITEVGLEAFLTAVQYQAQFSESKSASRGPVGLLRLSLAKNCFSPQCPAYTTIQELMLPRDPVSKAKHKEEAAVASST from the exons AGGAGTACCAGTGCACCGGCGTCCTCGAGGTGGACTTCGCTGAGCTCTGCACGCGGTGGGGCTACACGGACTTCCCCAAAGTGGTCACCCGGCCCCGCCCGCACCCAACCTTCGTCCCCTCCGCCTCTACGTCGGAAAAGCCCACCGTAG ACGAACAGCCGCTGTCCGGGTCCTGCAGCTTCAACAGCCTGGAGAGCAAATACGTGTTCTTCCGGCCCACCATCCAGGTGGAGCTGGAGCCTGAGGACAAGTCCGTGAAGGAAATCTACATCCGCG GTTGGAAGGTTGAGGAGCGTATCCTGGGTATCTTCTCTAAGTGTCTGCCCTCCCTCAGCCAGCTTCAGGCCATCAA CTTCTGGAAGGTGGGGCTGACTGATAAGACCCTGACCACCTTTATcgccctcctgcctctctgctcaTCCACGCTCAG GAAGGTGTCTCTGGAGGGGAACCCGCTGCCGGAGCAGTCCTATCACAAGCTCATGGCAGTGGACAGCAC GATCGCGCACTTGTCTCTGCGGAACAACAACATCGACGACCACGGCGCGCAGCTCCTAGGCCAGGCTCTGTCCACGCTGCACAGCTGCAACCGGACCCTGGTCTCCCTCAACCTGGGCTTCAACCACATCGGTGACGAGGGCGCGGGCTACATCGCGGAC GGCCTCCGGCTGAACCGCTCCCTGCTCTGGCTGTCCCTGGCCCACAACCGCATTCAGGACAAGGGCGCCCTGAAGCTGGCCGAG GTCCTGCGCCCCTTCGAGCTGACGCACACCGAGGTGGTGGAGCGCCGGCGCCTCCTGCTGGAGAAAGGTTCGCAGGAGCGCTTGCGATCG CACAGCCTTCCACCTCTCAGACATGGGGACTCCAAAACAGAGCGTGAGAAGAATCAGCTGATGAGGGTCAGCAGTTTCGCAATGGtggagaaagacaagatgcagacAACGAAGACCCCTAAGGGTCTGggcaagaaaaaggagaagtccgGG GAAGTGgtgaagaaagaggagaagtcaGGGTCTGGGCAGTCACCCACACAAGGAACCCCTAAGAAAGAAGACTCCACAAAGACAGGCAAGGGGA AGGTAACCATCCCTGAGCAGAAACTAAGCAAGGGAAAAGGGACCAAGACTGTGAGCAAAGAGAAGCGCAGCATCCTCCCGGAGTCGGAG GTGGTTGGGGAAGCTACTGAGATGGTCAACCCTCTCCTGGAGCCCGTGGAGCACCGAGATGGGAAAGTTTTCATGCCTGGGAACAGGGTCCTTTTGCATCTCAACCTTCTCC GAAACCGCATCACAGAGGTGGGGCTAGAGGCCTTCCTAACCGCAGTGCAGTACCAGGCACAGTTCTCCGAGTCCAAGAGCGCGTCCAGGGGCCCCGTGGGGCTGCTGCGGCTGTCCCTGGCG aaaaaCTGCTTCTCCCCACAATGTCCTGCGTACACCACGATCCAAGAGCTGATGCTGCCAAGGGACCCTGTCAGTAAAGCCAAGCACAAAGAGGAGGCGGCTGTGGCTTCCTCCACctag